In Setaria italica strain Yugu1 chromosome I, Setaria_italica_v2.0, whole genome shotgun sequence, the genomic window TTGTGTGAATTGTTGCTCCAGTTGTCATGTCAACCTATCATATTGATCATAAATAATGGATACAGTATTAACTATAAGGAATCAGAAACTGGTAGAGGCATACCGGAGGTGCTCCTGGAGCCATCTGAAAGTCAAATCGCTTGACAAGCATTGCTGTTGCCACCACATTCTGCAATGACCCAGTATGCCTATGTTATTTTGAGTTCAATGTCGTGCAAGCTCTACTGTGATCATTCTGTTGCTAATATAATGAAATGAGATATTGGGCTTGCAAAAgcttgaaataaaaaaagaaaccaggtataaaaatcaaaaaaaagTTACCTCAAAAGTGGCAAACATGTCACCAACACATTTCCTTGGTCCACCACCAAATGGTAAGTAACTGAAAATCCAAGAGATTGCGTGAATCCCACAGTGATTAAACCAATCCTCAGGCATTAATCAACATGGTGGTAGGCAACAGGTATAATCAGCCACTAAAAGGAAATATACGCTCTTAAAAGGAAATTTAAGTATTCCCACCCTGTTGCCCTAAGCTAATAAAATAGTGACACATAATCTCAATCAGCAGACTTGAATAAGCCCATATATTCTGCTGCATCATTAAAAATATATCCACCATCCATCGAGTTGATCTTATTATGTTTCTGGTAAACCATGTACTATGTAAGAACTCAGAACTAGTACCACAAACAATATGAACCGTTTTTGAGAAGTCCATGCATGCAAGAAAGTTGAAAAGTAATAATTAGTCATGAGGTAATGACCAAATAACTTTGGAACTCAGTATCCAAAAGATTAAAAATTCTCTTCAGAGAACAACCAGAGGATAAGAACATTCAAATGTCTCTGTTCTTCCAATCAAAACAACACTCAGATGTGGATAACTAGATTGAAAAAAAACAGCATACCAAAAGATAGCAGTATACTATAAGTGCATTTCAGTACAGTGATAGAGAGGGAACCTGAAATTTTGGTTTATCTCGTTTGGATTTGGTCCATCCAAAGGCCATCTTTCTGGGTTGAAAACTTCTGCATCATCCCAGTGCTTCGGGCAGTGGTGAAGATTCCAGACAGAAATAAAAATGTCTTCTCCTCTTaaacaaataaaagaaacaaaaacattTCAGATGGTAACACCAAAGCACGAGTGTAACATGTATCCAAATATCCTCAGCTATTAAATCAAGTTAATCCAACAGCAATGGAATTTTGAAAGcagaaaataaaatattttgctATAAACAGACCGCACAAAAGCGGTAGGTTTGCATGTTTTATATAGAATTTTAAATTAATATATTACTACTGTGGTGCTAAATAAGTCCTCACAATTCTTGTAAAAAAAAGTCCTCACAATTGTCTGAAAACTAAAACTACCTTCTTTATATAACTTCAACAACAGCAGGAACTGCCTAAACTTAAGGGTAACTACTAGGGCCATGAATATTTACAGACATTGCGACTTGAATATTTTCTAAATTCTGCTAGAAACAAATTACCTGCCAATTGGGTACCCTCCCAGCACATCATCCTCAAGCGACCGGCGAATTAAAACCGGCGGCTGTGGATATAGTCTCAATGACTGCAGCAAAAATGATTTTGTGACATTCTTGTTCAATGATCAATTAATATTCCATGAGATAGCATTGTTAGTTTCTTACTTCATTAATCACTCGAGTTGTGTACTTTAGTTTCTTCACATCCTCAATTGTTGGCAAACCGTCACCTAAAACACTATCAACCTGTGGCATTGAGTGATACTAGTCATTCGTAAAATTTTGGAAGCAGAGAAAAAACAtcttaaaaggaaaaaaaacgtgAGTCTACCTCATCTTGGAGCTTGGCCATTACTTTTGGATACTGCAGGGTACCAATCAGATAAAAAGGTAAGTACCTTAATATTAATTGCTTAATACAAATGAGCTATGAAGATAATCAAATAAACACCAATGCAATAAAGCAGTGAGTTTTCAGTTCTGATAGTCGCATACCTTAGTTAGAAGATAAAATGTCCAAGTCAAGACTGCTGCAGAGGTCTCGTGACCAGCTATGAGCATTGTCATCAGATCATCGCGGAGTTGCTTACTGGAAACCTATGATAGATGGATTGAAGCTATGTGAAGATGAGAAAGTTGAAATATATAGAGCAATTCACATTTTACATCATACATCATCTCCGGATGCCAAGAGAAAGTGAAGAATACTAGGATCTTGCTCATTCATGTATTCCTCATGAAACTGAAGATCTTCTTGCTCTACCAGTCTCTGCATTAGCAACAATAGGCAATATTACTGTCATGAACTCATGATGTTTTATAAATCCAAACATGTAAGACAGTAAGATCAAAGTACTAAAAAAAAGATGTACCTTGCATATGGCAATTAGTTCATCGAGAGTAGTATTTATCAACTTGAGAGCTTCATTGACCTTCTTCTGCCGTGGGGAAATGTCCTTCCATATGGGTATTTCCCAGGTTGGTATAGGAGAAGTGCTACGCATCTCTGCTTCCCTTAGTGTTACATACACTGCCTGATCATCGTCCCGCAATAAAAAAGGGTAAAAGTTACAGGCAAGAAGAAGCATAGAGGAATGGAACAAAATAGAACAAAATCTGAATAAGAACCTCGACAATTCCATTGTCATAAGATAGTGAGTCAAAGTCATAATTGAACACTGCCTTCCCAATGACATCCAATGTTAGTCGAGAGAACAAAGATTCCATCTCCACATCCTCCCCATCTGATGCTGCTTTGTCCAATTTCTGGCAGAGCCGATCCGAAGCTTCTCCAAAGAGACTTATCATTGCAGTCACATACTGCAGAGTAAAATTCAGGTGAGTAAACAAAGAAACCGATACACTAAACCTTGCTAATAACTAGATAGCTAGTACCTTCTGATGCAATGCGGGAACAATAGCACGCCTCCGAACACGCCAAATCTCCCCATCAGCTGGAATCAAACCTTTACCCATCACGAACTCCAATATTTCCGCAAGAATTCCCTGCATCAGCCACAATCAAATAGCACGGTCAACTCAGGGATGGAAAGAAAATTTGATAGACACAATCAAGTTGCATGCGTCCAGATTGATAGCCATACCTTGGAATAAGCTTTGGAGTTGTCTCTCAGGATGTGCTTAGCTATAACCGGGTCAGAGACAATAAGAAACGACTGGAGAACACAAGACATCAAATCATTAGCAACAAGCTGACACCCCAATATGGGATTGGGAATCAAATTCTGGTTGATTGCGTGTCACCTTAGGCCCAAAGTTGAGGCGAAAGATGCCGCCGTAGGTGAGGAAGAGGTCGTACAAGGGAACGAAGAACGCCTGGCCTACGACCGCGTTGATCGATCCCAACGCCTGCGGAATCTccggcccgccgcgcgccgcgccagcgCCCGCCAGCCTCgtgagcagcgcggcggcgagctcccccGGCGGCCCCAGCTTGGACAGCCTCCCCACGAGAGGAGCAATCCATCTAAAACCCCGAATTTCAAACCAAATCAGTACGGGAGGAGCACAAATTAACCCGTATAGAAATGAAAGAGGAGGAACAGGGGGGCGCTAACCCAGGGCCTTGGACGGTGAACTCGCCGGACGCAATGCGCGCGGCCAGTTCGGCCTGACGCCGCCTCTGCTCCTCAAGGGCCGGGTCggacccgccggcgccggcgccatcaccaccaccaccaccaccagaggcGGCGCAGCGGAGAAGCGAGCGACGACGGCAGGCGGCAGCAGGAGGGAGACGGAGCTGGACCGGGCCAGAGCCGGAGTTCGAGCTGGAGCCGAGGAGGCGGAACGGGGGAGCGGACGATAGGCCGGCGCTGCCCgtggtggcggccatggcgggcgTCATCGTCGCGGCGAAGCAGTGGTGCGGTGACATGGAAAGTGTGGCAACAAGCGGTGGGGGTGGAAGCGcagaggagagaggagtggGGGATGAGGTGGAGCGGGGAGAGGGTGGAAGAGGCGGGCAGTACGTGGGGTTGGGTGCTCCGTTTGTTGCCTTGCTGCCTCCGGGACGAGCaagacggccggccggccctgaCATCTTCCGCGCCGCGGGGGGAGAGAGGGATGGCGTTTGGCTTGTCTGACGGAATCTGTTGTCCACAGGCAACGGTATCTTGTGACGTGGAAGCCAGGCTCCAAGTCCAGTCCAAAAGTCTAacgaaaattataaaaaatcatTTCATGTGTCTCCTTTTATATCGTTTTGACCTTTTAAAATTCATAATataattatgcatctagatatatactactatatctagatgtataatgaTATTTATTGAATctataaaagtcaaaacgacccacaatttgggacggaaagAGTATTTCGTTTGGAGATTTCCCTTGTAACAAGTTAATTTTATTGCAAATCGCCTGGCATCAAACCTGTCATGGACAAAAACAAAGCCTTCCGTCTTAGTGTCTTACCTTGGTTTTTCACTCATTACCTTCTTGTTTTTTCCGTCTTACCTTGGTTTTTCACTCGTTACCTTGGTTTTGCATCGCTTCAACCCCTTTTATTAACTGTAATACTAATAGTAAAACTTTTTCAGAACTGGAGCAGCGAACTTGGGAAGTGCAATAAGAAAAAGAATTATTTAATACAactagaaaaagaaaattaactGAAGAACACTcccaatgaaatgaaatgaaatgtatTCCTCACACTGTGCTGTCTGAGCATGAATCACGACACTGATTGGTTCCACCGcacaggcaaaaaaaaaaaaaagcatcgcTCAGGGTAAAAGGGCGGATCCCAGGACACTGGAGCGAGTTGCAGCACAAGGTTTAGGTGCCAAGGGCAGCAACCTGCAGAGGTTCCCAGCTATGCATAAAGTGTGCGATCACCTGTGCGGTGCTTGTTGTGCAGGAGTGCGGATGAGAAGATCACAAAATGCAGGCAATCTCGCCCGATCGCCTAAtgtgtgtttgtttctttagtacttcctaaaatttatgtcacatcaaatatttaggtactaattaggagtattaaatataaactaattacaaaactaattgcacagatggagattaatttgcgagacgagtctattaaacctaattagtctatgatttgacaatgtgatgttacagtaaacatgtgttaatgatggattaattaggcttaatagattctgaattagcctccatctgtgtaattacttttataattagctcatgtttagtcctcctaattagcctccgaatattcgatgtgatataaattttagtccgaactaatCCAAACACTTACTTAGAAATCGCACAAGCAAGCGACAGCGCAGTCAAATCGACCGTGGCACGAGCTCGCAACGAACACGCACGGTGACATCAGCGGGCATTTCATACCATTGAAACGACCGCAACCGATGGTGAACAGATGCGACGAGAGAGATGGAAATATACCTCCAACTTGAGTAGTCCGAGGAGAGGAGATCGATCGGTCGATGAAGGCGCTCggtcctccccgccgcctcctgcctGCTGCGCTGCCGCGGCTGCGAATTCACGAGTCGCCTGCTCCAGGAGGGACTAGGGCTTCACCGGCGGCGATCGCCATGGGAGAGACGAACCCTTGCGCTCCCGGATTGAAATTGGGGGGAGGTTTCGATTTGGGTTCGAGCGGGAACGGAAGAATAGAAGCGCGTGGCTTGTGAGCGGGAAGCCGAAGACGCATCGAGGAGCCGGATTGGGCCTGGGCTTCCACAAACGTAAGGAAGAAACAGCAGAAATTCTAATCGTGACAGAAAGGCTTGTCTACTCTTTTCCAAGAGAATATATGAATACATGTTGGAACAAGGACCAACAAATCTGAACTATGCCATGCCCAGTATAACAGTGCCAAAATTAAATGATCAAGGACGAAATCAAAGAGGTGCAGAGTTCTTCTCCTAAATTGAAATGAAAACattaaaaaggaaaatcaaCGTGCTCCAAGGAGAAAGTACAACACCCGCTGTCCTCTTAAAGGAACAACAAGGTATAAAGGAACAACAACATCAGCTGCTCAAGAATTCAGATCCAAGTCTCACATTACAATTTCACATCCTTAAGAAGCCTTGCAGCCATAGCCCCGCATCTTCTGATGTCCCATTCATCCAGACTACCGCTATTAGCTTCTAGTGAGCCAGAACAAGGTTCACTCTTCACTTCAGGATCTTCATCTTCCCCTGGATTCAAAatatcctcttcctcctcgttcCCATTGTCACTAGCCCCAGCCTCAGTGAACAATGGTGCTTTCAGGTCCATCATGTAGAGATGTATGCTAGGATGTTGATATTTTGGATCCATCTGTCTCAGAATATAAGCATCTTTACAACTGATGCAAACATGAATACAAGATCATGAGGGTTCAATGATCCTTACCTTTGATTTAGAGACAGTTTTCACGACGAAATTGCTTTTCCACATTTCCATCATCTTTTCATGGACTGTGGTTGAACGGATCTCGTATCCTAGCTGGATAGCAAACAACAGCTCATTAGTTCTCAAGCCATTGTTTTACAAAAATAACTTCTGAAAAGGAGAATAGGAGCTACCAATATTTTTGTTTTAGGGCCAGATAATGCAGTAATTGTCTCCATTAgaggttgcaacaggtgctCTGAATAAACCTTGAACATGGCAAAACGAAGCAGCAAGTAAGTCACTTCATCATCCCTGAATCATCAATCCTGCTACAATCAACCAGAAACTATTCTACTAAAAATCTGTTCCCTGGATTTTAATTTCAAACCGTTTGGTATGAATCTAATTTAtgaaatctttgctttaaaaaaatcttgaaaacaTAACGGTTTGCTGCTCTGTGTGCTGTGTAACAAAGATGACAAGATTATAATTGATTCAAAAAATGACAAGATTAAAATTAAATCTGAAGTAAAATGTATTTGCAGTGACATAAATTCTCACCAAACAATATATCAAAGAATAACTAAAATAGTGAAATGGCATGTCGTATGAAAGCTTGCATTGATCAGAAAGTAGGATCTGCTGTTTGAGAGGCAGAGTTCAGAAGATTCAAGACGCTGCATAAGAAAACTTAAGGAAACTTACAACATCAGTTCCAATGATGTAATCGAATGGAGGTTCAACAGCCTTGATATGTTCTTTATTCCCCCAGTCCAATTCTGCAACTGTAATTGAGCCGATGGAACCTGTTTGCCACTGTATCTTTGTCaaaattaaaggaaaatttACATAACATGACCCCCATGCATTTACATGAACCATTGAAATAATTAAATCTTGATTATTTCCAAAACTACAACACCATATGACTACTTCCAAAACTACAGCTATGAGTAGCAAAGTAGATGGTTCCATGAACAAAACCTGAGTCGGAGTTCGATTGCGAAATCCATGATTTGTTACGTTCAACATTTCTTATAAGCAGTGGGAGCACCTCGACTTGGTCAGTTGTTGTAACATCACAACCCAACAAGGCCATTCCTAAAGGACAAGCATACAGTTTTAAAAGAGAGAGCCACTAGGACTAGGATTAGATATacatctgaatatctgatggGCAGTTGAATTGAGCTTACCAAACCCAGCTAGACCACAGCCAGCTCCTAATTCAATCACCCTTTTTCCCTTCATCTTGGATGGACAAAACCGACCTTTTCGGCTATTCTTTTCCTGCAGAGTGGTAGACAGGCTCATAAAATGTCAATCATGATGATGGTCATAGAATTTAACTGACATTTTCCTGAGAAGCATATCCTAGCATTAACATCTGCTTCAGCAAATAAGCTTCGAAGATACCGAAAGCCCAAAGTCTATGTGTAGTGGATGTACTTTGTCGCatttaaaaacaaaaaaatctaTTTTTGTCCACATGACTATTTTTCCACATCAACTTGTTCAGGAGGGCCTAGAACTCAAAGAAATTACCAAGAACTTGACAAACACCATTGATGCATCCCAGACTGTGGTCCCAAGGTGCTTAGAGTTTGGATCCTGTCAATAAGATAAGAGTCCAGAAGCACAAGAAAATTCAGATTACCTACCATTCAGTATCACCCCTACAGCTTGAACAGAAGATGAACTTGATCCACCTTCTGATGCAAAGCCCAAATTTGTGTAAAAATATATCTTTAATCACACCATAAAGCAAGATTCTTCTGTTGCTTCTCCAGTTCTCCTCACCTGTGCAATATGTAGCCGGTGGCCCATCACTTCCAGCGAAATAGCCGATGTGCTCGGCGAATTCAACCTGTAATCAGCGAACATGAAACTAATGTAAACAAGAAAACTTGCAAACACTACAACCGTCATGCACGCCACTTGCTAACAAGATCAATCaccatcaccaattcaccatgcAATTCGCTCTTTAGCGCTAACTCCTTTCCGCTTAAACTATGCCTGAAGAATAGGAGGTGGAGATGTGATTCTGGAGGATATGCCGTCAGTGCCCTTACCTGTCGTAGTCCATGGCCTCCGGAGAACTGCCTCAccggagctccggcgggcggcggcggtgagggttCTGGGAGGAGAGCGAGGGAGTCGTGGTGGTGTTTGTGTTCTGCTCGATGGGCCGGGCCTTGTCCGATCTCCTCGAGGTGAACAGATACGTATTCCTTCCATTACGTCTTCGCTTCACGTTCACGTCTCCGATTCAAACGCTGGAAAGGCAACCGCGCTGCGCTGCCGTACTCCAACCCCGCCACCGCAGGGCCATCGCGAGGCCTCCCGTCTCCTGCCATgcgccgcctccccggccgcgccatcgccgccgcgcccggtgGATTCCTCCACCTCTCCCTCCTCgcttccctccgccgccgcccctccctccagGCGCACGCTCAGCTTCTGCTCCTCGGCCTCCCGctccagcccgccgccgcctcccgcctcctccgcccacaCCTCCGCGCCGGCCACCCGCTAGCCTCCCTCCGCCTTTTCCTCCGCATGCTCCGCGACCATGAGCCCTCGCCAACCAGCGCCACTGCTTCCCAGAACCAGGAGGCCGTCCCGAACTCGTACTCCCTCTCCGCGGCACTCGCAGCCTGCTCCCGCCACGAGTCCCCCTCCCTCGGCTTCTGCATCCACGCCTTCGTCCTCAAATCAGGATTCGCCTCGGACATCTTCGTCACGAACTCGATCCTCCATTTCTACGCCTCATTCGGTCTCCACTCCCTCGCGCGCAagctgttcgacgaaatgccggTGAGGGACACCGTGTCGTTCAACACTCTGATCGATTCATACGTGCAGTCAGGATGTATTGACGGCGCGTTCGGTGTGTTAAGGAATATGGTGGACGGAGGGTTCCGGATGGACGGATGGACCATCACGGCGTTGCTGGGCGCTTGTGCTGAGTTAGGCGATTTGAATGCGGCAAAAGCTGCGCATGGGGTTGCCAGGAGGACATTGAGGCTCAAATTGTTCAACTCTGGAGAGGTAGTAATTGGGCTAGTGGACATGTATGTGAAGTGTGGCGCATTGCAGCTCGCCAGGAAGGTGTTTGATTTGTCTGAGGAGAAGGCGAAGGTTGTGAGGGTTTGGAGTGTAATGTTGTCAGGGTATTCAAGGGCTGGAGAGATCGACGTGGCTCAAAGGTTATTTGATAAGATGCCTAATAAGGATTTGGTTGCATGGACAGTTTTGATTGGTGGATATGTGCAGGCAGGTAGATCCAATGAGGCACTTCGGTTGTTCCAGGAGATGGAAGCGACAGGACTTGAGGCTGATGAGGTGACGGTTGTCACGGTGCTTTCAGCTTGTGTCCAGCATGGTGCAATTGATCTGGCAAAAAGGCTTCATTGTCGTGTGAAACAGAATGGAGTGATTAGCAGAAATGCAAGAGTTGCCACCAGTTTCGTGCACATATATGCAAAGCAAGGGTACATACAAACAGCTATGGATGTGTTTCATGGAGTCGTTGATGAATTCAAGACCGTGGAGTTGTTTAATGCTATGATACATGGACTTGCTCACCACGGTTATGGCGAGAAAGCTATTTCACTTTTTGATGAAATGGAATCATTGGGGCTTCATCCTGATGAGATCACATTTGTGGGTGTTCTGTGTGCATGCAGTCGCAGTTGCCTGATCATACAAGGATGGCAGATGTTCAATTCAATGTTGGACAAGTACGGTGTCAGGCCAGATGTCAAGCATTATGCCTGCATGGTTGATCTCCTTGGAAGAGCTGGACGGCTTGATGATGCTTACAGCTTTATCCAAAATATGCCTTGCAAAGCAAATCGTGTGATATGGTCATCTCTTCTGACAGCATGCAAGGTCCATGGAAATAACAAGATTAGAAAGCTTGTAGAGAAGCAACTTCTTGAGTTAGATACTACCTACAAGCCTGAAAAGCTAACTTTATCCGGCTTATTTTCTGATGAGAAGAGGAAAGAGGTAGCTGCAAGGGTGAGAAAGACTATAAGGCACAAATCTGAGCGCAGGCATACCCGCTAAAAGTGGCATGGAACGGTAATGTTTGTCAGATTGCAATTACCAATACTTCCCGGATCCAATCTCAGGCAAAGGTGGTTGATTGGATGCCTGAAGACATGCCGAGGCATTTGGGCTTTGCAGGATGTGTTGGGAGAAGACTGCTTGGAACATCGAGAGACAGTTGCTCTAGCATTTGGCTTGGTAAAGTCAGTTCCTGGAATCCCTGTCACTTACCCTTTTATGTGAGGTAGTTGCCATTCGTCAATCTGAGTATTTAATGAAACTATACAGAAGGGATATTAGATCCAATGATGGGCTAAGTTTtggaatgaaaaaaaataacgaCCTTTCAAATCTTGTGAACAAACCCTGGTTGTCAACTTCTCAAATGGTAGGTTAATCTCTGTTTTCCTGGTGGCTGGCGCAGCTGCTACCAGAGCTTGTATACATGTCAGTACAAGCATTACAATTAGTCAACCACTTGTGCTGACTGATCCTTCGACTTCTGGAAATGAGATGGCAGAACAGAGAAATATTGCCGCGAATTTCGAGAGCTAGGTTCTTTCAAAGTTTTCCAGTTACTGTTGGAATATGTTTATTCCCATCCATTCCCCCCCAAAATCTTTATTGGAGCTCTGGCTAGGGACAAACCCTAGGATTAATGGGATATACGTCAGGTTTTTAAGACCCAGGAACCCTAAGGTCAGTGTTTCCCAGGAAGAAGGCACAAAGAATAACTTGAGTAGTTATGGCATTAGATGTTGGAATGACACGTAGAAAAAATTGTTCTCTCTGTTGACCTAACCGAAGTGAGTGAATAAAAACCCATAACGTACTGTTGAATGATACTGACAGAAAACCTACCTCCTTTCAGAAACTCAGAGAGTAATATCTGTACTGTATGGAGTCAACGTTCTGTTCAACAACGTGCAAAAAAATAAGAGCAAAAACAAGCTTAAAGCTGGTAATTGCATTGGTAAACTCCTGCATTTTTTTATTGATTTCATTTTAAACCCATATGATCAAAGTAGCTACACAAATTCAAACCTAAATGGGTGGTCATATTGTTTTGTTCATATATGTATACACCTATCTTTGCTACTGGTAATTGCATTGGTAAACTCCTGCATTTCTTTATTGATTGCATTTTAAACCCATATGATCAAAGTAGCTACACAAATTCAAACCTAAATGGGTGGTCATATTGTTTTGTTCATATATGTATACACCTATCTTTGCTACTGCTGGTCATCCAAGTCAGATTAAGCATGATTTGTGCTGATTTTTTATTGGAAACTTCCCATTCATCTGTGCAGGATGTCAAAGAAGGTGATGGCCAACCACAGTCCACAGGGAAAGCTAACCTTTCTGTTTAACCATCCACCTTTTGCTCTCAGTATAACTTATGATCACATCCTTCCTGGGTACTTGAAGTATCAGGACCAACCTCAAGGCAGGGCATAAGTGATCATGCGAAAGGTATGTTCTCTTGAAGCATCTTTAAGTTTGTGTTTGTGTAGTGCAATTGTTTCTTCATATATGTCCTGAGCTGTTCTTATTCTGTAGCAGGAACAATGTGCAATCGTTTCTTCATATATTTGCTGAGCTGTTCTTCTCATTCTGTTGCAGGAACAATGCAACATTGATGGTTCGAAGACTTTTGTTTTGAAGTTTGACATGCACTGCAAATGCAACGGTTGTATCAAGAAAATCAACGATGGGGTGAAGGAGATTAGTCTTTCAAAAGGTAtggatttttttcctttattatCATGACCTACTTGGCTGCAAAAAGATTTTGTTTGTTCTCCCTTTTGGTTC contains:
- the LOC101780326 gene encoding protein LUTEIN DEFICIENT 5, chloroplastic, with product MSPHHCFAATMTPAMAATTGSAGLSSAPPFRLLGSSSNSGSGPVQLRLPPAAACRRRSLLRCAASGGGGGGDGAGAGGSDPALEEQRRRQAELAARIASGEFTVQGPGWIAPLVGRLSKLGPPGELAAALLTRLAGAGAARGGPEIPQALGSINAVVGQAFFVPLYDLFLTYGGIFRLNFGPKSFLIVSDPVIAKHILRDNSKAYSKGILAEILEFVMGKGLIPADGEIWRVRRRAIVPALHQKYVTAMISLFGEASDRLCQKLDKAASDGEDVEMESLFSRLTLDVIGKAVFNYDFDSLSYDNGIVEAVYVTLREAEMRSTSPIPTWEIPIWKDISPRQKKVNEALKLINTTLDELIAICKRLVEQEDLQFHEEYMNEQDPSILHFLLASGDDVSSKQLRDDLMTMLIAGHETSAAVLTWTFYLLTKYPKVMAKLQDEVDSVLGDGLPTIEDVKKLKYTTRVINESLRLYPQPPVLIRRSLEDDVLGGYPIGRGEDIFISVWNLHHCPKHWDDAEVFNPERWPLDGPNPNEINQNFSYLPFGGGPRKCVGDMFATFENVVATAMLVKRFDFQMAPGAPPVDMTTGATIHTTEGLKMTVTRRTKPPVIPNLEMKVVSDSQKPTRSTPMVVSAATVASGEDQRELS
- the LOC101780986 gene encoding protein N-lysine methyltransferase METTL21A isoform X1 yields the protein MDYDRLNSPSTSAISLEVMGHRLHIAQDPNSKHLGTTVWDASMVFVKFLEKNSRKGRFCPSKMKGKRVIELGAGCGLAGFGMALLGCDVTTTDQVEVLPLLIRNVERNKSWISQSNSDSGSIGSITVAELDWGNKEHIKAVEPPFDYIIGTDVVYSEHLLQPLMETITALSGPKTKILLGYEIRSTTVHEKMMEMWKSNFVVKTVSKSKMDPKYQHPSIHLYMMDLKAPLFTEAGASDNGNEEEEDILNPGEDEDPEVKSEPCSGSLEANSGSLDEWDIRRCGAMAARLLKDVKL
- the LOC101780986 gene encoding protein N-lysine methyltransferase METTL21A isoform X2, with translation MVFVKFLEKNSRKGRFCPSKMKGKRVIELGAGCGLAGFGMALLGCDVTTTDQVEVLPLLIRNVERNKSWISQSNSDSGSIGSITVAELDWGNKEHIKAVEPPFDYIIGTDVVYSEHLLQPLMETITALSGPKTKILLGYEIRSTTVHEKMMEMWKSNFVVKTVSKSKMDPKYQHPSIHLYMMDLKAPLFTEAGASDNGNEEEEDILNPGEDEDPEVKSEPCSGSLEANSGSLDEWDIRRCGAMAARLLKDVKL